The stretch of DNA CAAAAAAGTGGCGGCCCTGCCTGCGCTGTTTGTTGGCGCTGTAGCCGGCATCGTATGCGCACTGCTGGCACAGCAGGATCTGATGGCGCAGTTATCTGCCAGTACCGGCAACACCTATCAGATAGTCATGCAGGCCGTTTACGGGGACATGGCCATTGCCACCGGCGATACAATTCTTGATGAACTGCTCAGTACCGGTGGCATGGAAGGTATGCTGTTCACAATATGGTTGATTATTTCCGCCATGGTGTTTGGCGGCGCTATGGAAGCGTCAGGATTTCTGGCCCGTATCACACACGCTCTGATCAGTCGGGTTAAAAGTGATGCCGGCCTGGTAACCGCGACCGGGGCTACCTGCATGGTGACCAACGTGTCAGCCTCGGATCAGTACCTCTCTATCGTCGTGCCCGGTCGAATGTTTACCCGGGCCTATCAGAAGCAGGGTCTGGCACCCCAGAACCTCAGTCGAACCCTGGAAGATACTGGCACCGTCACCTCTGTTCTGGTGCCGTGGAATACCTGCGGTGCCTATCATGCCAGTGTCCTCGGCGTTGCCACGCTTGCCTATGCTCCCTGGGCGCTGTTCTGCCTGATCAGTCCCTTGATGACCCTGTTTTTTGCCTGGGGCAGAATCCGGATCCTGAAACAGGATCCGGATGCAATCGGCGGAACTCAGACCGCATAATCAGGGACAATCAGAATCGGCCGCGAATACCCATCACAAGATTCCGTCCGGGCAGCGGCGCATAGTTCTTCAGGTATGATGTTGCCACCCTTGCTTCACTGTCGCCCAGATTGCGCCCCTGAATAAAGGCTTCAAACTGCGCATCACCCAGCTCAAACTGCCTCGCCAGTTTTGCGTTTATCATGGTATACCCCGCCACCGGCTCGTCCATCACTGGCACCTTATCCTGTTTCATGACGCGGGTAGCCTCAAGGCTGGCTCGCCAGGCATCACGATGCCAATCCAGACCACCGCTGAAACGGGCTGGCGAAACACGCGGCAGACGCGACCCATCACTCAATCTGGCATTAACCTGGTCATAGGCGGTGCGTAGCTCGAAGTGCCCCAGGTCATTCGTAAACAACTGCCAGACACCCTGCACTTCAACGCCGCTGAACTCCGCGTCATTCTGCCTGGTAAGCCTTACCGGGAAACCACCAATCTCGCGCCCGCTATCGGCAAGGTAAATGAAGTCCTGTATATCCTTTCGGAACAGCGTGACCTCAAAATCAAATTGCGTGCTATGTCTGTGCAAAGTCACGTCCCAAGCCTTGCTGACCTCCTTGTTCAGGCCACCATTCCCCACTTCATAGGTGAATGTCGCCAGATGCGGGCCTTCAGCAAGCAATTCTACAGCCGCAGGAGCGCGCTGCGAACGTGCAAAATTGACAGACATTTGCCAATTATCATTGAATTCGTATATCCCCCCGATACTGACTGAGACACTATTGAATTTATGGTGCTGTATGTCAGCAAACGGCCTTTCCAGCTCATGATCATGGTCATGGTCATGGTCATGGTCATGGTCATCGTCATGATCGTCGTCAGCATGGTGTATCGCAGTTTCCAGATTGGAAACACGACTGTTTTCGTAGCGAGCGCCCAGGCTCAGAGTAAAGTTGTCGAAGCGTCTTTCCTGCAGCACAAAAAGGCCGTAGGTTCGCGTCAGGCTGTCGGCTACAAACGCCTCGGCCCCTTCAGCCTGAAAATTTTCACGCTCGGCCTGCAGCCCTACTGCACCCTGCCATCCGGCCCACGGGGAAGTTTCCAGCAAGAGCCGAGCCTGCCAGGTCTTGACGTCAAAAACGGTGCCGCCATGATCATGACCGTCGTGGTCGTCGTGGTCGTCGTGGTCGTCGTGACCGTCGTGGTCGTCGTGGCCTGATAATTCAATCTCTGTATGCTCGTAATCGCTGAGACCATAGCGGAAATTCAGTCTCTCAACGCCTCGGAAGGGGTTATCAAGGCCAGCTTTGATATCCCAGTTGCGTTGCAGCATATCAATATAGGCGAACTCATCGTCGTGATCGTCGTGGTCGTCGTGATCGTCGTGATCGTCGTGATCGTCGTGATCGTCGTGATCGTCGTCATGATCATCGTCAAAATGCGCGTGAGGCGCCGGGATACCGTACTCCGAACTGAAGGTACCGAGAGACGCACCGATGAATCCGCGTTCACCGATCCAACTGAAACCGCCGGTGCCCGAGCGTGATTCAACAAAACTGTTGGCGACGCGACCACCAGGTGTCATTTCCTCATGATCATCGTGATCGTCATGGTCGTCATGGTCGTCATGGTCGTCATGGTCGTCATCATGATCATCGTGGTCTTCCAGCCTGGCTATGCCCGGTATACGGTAGTCATCCGCATCACGCCAGGAACCATCCAGGTGCCACGCAAGTTGGCCCCGCGCCCCGTCCAATCTCAACACACCACTTCGCTCTTCAGCAATGCTGTCGCCCCGCAGTTCGAAGCGCCCGCTCACAGGTTCATCCGGCAGACTCTCGGGAATACGGCCGTCTATCAGGTTGACTACTCCCGCGGACGCAGCGGAGCCGTACAGAAGCGTCGCCGGTCCACGCAGGATTTCAATCTGATCGATCAGTAGCGGATCGGCACTGACAGCATGGTCATCGCTTTGCGTTGAGGTATCGGCTGTAGAAAGACCATCCTGCAGTACCCTGACCCTGGGACCCCCCAGACCACGTATAACAGGCCTGCCAGCTCCCGCGCCGTAAAAACTCGACTGTACACCTGGCTGTGACTGCAATGTTTCACCCAGCGTCATTCCTCGCCGATCATCCAGCAGCTCACCAGCCAATACATCGACAGGTTGCGCAGACTCCATACGCGTGCGGCTCATTGGTAACGCGCGTACGATGATCTCTTCGATTTCACTGTAGTGATGAGCTTCTGTATCGTGGTCAGCGTGTTGGACGGTACTGTCTTGTGCCGCACTGAATTGCGCGAAAGACGCGCTAGTGGCAAGGCAGATCATAATGGCGAGTGGTGATTTTTTATAGGGCATCAGCAAACAACTCCGATTGGATTTCCAAAACTATGTTATAGCATAGCATACCGACACCAATCGACAAGACCGTTTTCAGTGTTAAACTCGAAAACAAACTCAATACAGAGATCTATAACCGATGAATCTGATTCGTACAGCCGTCCTTTTACTCCTGATATACGCCATGCCGGTTGCAGTGTCATCTGCGGACGACCCCCGACTTCACGAAATAGCCGCTTCAGCGTCAGCCGAAAGACTCAGGCAGGATATTACTACCCTGGCAGGTTTTGGAACCCGTCACACGCTGTCCGATACCAACTCTGATACGCGCGGTATAGGTGCTGCCAGACGCTGGTTAAAAGCGGAATTCGAGCGCATCTCCGCTGATTGTGGAGGCTGCCTGGAAGTAATCGAGGTAAGCGACATCGTATCAGGAACGGCGCGCATCCCGGATTCAGCCGAAGTAGTGAATATCGTCGCCATCCAGCGAGGCACCCGTAACCCCAACCGCTTTGTGGTAATGAGCGGTGACATTGACAGTCGTGTCAGTGACATCATGAACTCAACAGATGATGCCCCCGGCGCCAACGACAACGCTTCAGGTCTTGCCGGCACACTGGAGGCCGCGCGTATCCTGAGTCAATACGAGTTTCCCGGCTCCATTATTTATACCGGACTGTCAGGAGAGGAACAGGGGCTAAACGGCGGTGCCATACTGGCCACTTATGCCCGCGACCAGAACTGGCATGTACAGGCCGTCATTAATAACGACATGATCGGCAATATCCGCGGTATCAACGGCGTCATTGATAACACAACAGCCCGGGTATTTTCTGAAGGAACACGCTATGTGGAGACTGAAGATGAAGCTCGTCTGCGGCGTTTCCAGGGCGGCGAGGTCGATTCAGCCTCCCGTAATCTGGCCAGATATATTGATCAGATGGCTGACCTCTACATCCCTAACCTGGATGTCATGATGATCTATCGCCTTGATCGCTTTGGTCGCGGCGGGCATCATCGACCGTTTAACGAAGCCGGCTTTCCGGCCGTCCGCATTATGGAGACCAATGAGAATTACAACTGGCAACACCAGGATATTCGTGTTGAAAACGGCATTGCTTACGGTGATGTACTGGAACATGTCGATTTCGACTATGCGGCGAAACTGACGGCTCTGAATGCAGTCACGCTGGCATCAATGGCCTGGGCACCCGCCCCGCCCCGTAATGTCAGCATCAGTGGTCAGGTCAGTCCGCACACAACCTTAAGCTGGGACAAGGTGGAAGGTGCCGCTGCCTATCGCGTTCACTGGCGTCTGACGACCGAACCGCAATGGACACACGCCAGAACGGTCGGCGACGTATCGGAGTTCACCTTGCAGAACGTGGTGATTGACAACTATTTCTTCGGCGTTTCGAGTATTTCTGAAGACGGTATCCAGAGCCCGGTGGTATTTCCGGGCCCTGCCGGCGCATTCTGAAATACCCGATCAATCGTACACCACGTTTCGTACAACTGCATAAAAGTCACTGACGCCGCGCCGGAAGACCGCTTCCGGCACGCGCTCGTCGTTACCGTGCACACCAGTATGCTCGCCATCATCCGTGATCATGGGGTTAAAACCATAACTGATTATGCCCAGATCGCGGGTAAAGTGACTATCCGTAAAACCAGTACTGACCGAGGGCAGCACGCGAGATCCCGGATGCAACTCTGCAGTCACATTGCGAATCGCTTCAAATAGACGGGAATTTGTCGTTGAGATAGCCGGCGTAAACGCCATGATGACCTCCACGCTCACACCAGTATCAGCGATCAACGCTTCAAGCTCGCTCACAAACTGCTCAGCCGGTTTGTCCGGTAATATGCGGCAATCAATTTCTGCCCAGGCGGTCGGCGGCACCACGTTAATTTTATTGGACGCCTCGAAACGGGTCATGGAACAGGTATCTCGCGTCAATGCGTGATGCCCAGGCCTTTGTTCATGCAGACGCTGCAGGAAGTCCGGATCGTTTATGGCGGAATTCAGATCAGCATATGCCGCTTGCCAGGTTGGACCCATGTTCAGCGACAGGCCCGCAAAGTACTCCTGTACCGGTGCAATGACACGCGGCGGAAAGGGATTTTCCAGCATGGTGTTAAGTGCCCGCACAATCCGGGTTACAGCACTGCTGGTGCGTGGTGCTGAACCATGGCCGGGCACATCAACGGCCTCAAGCCGCAGCCAGACAGGCACTTTCTGGGTCACCTCCACACCAAAAGTGACATCATCCTCAATCCGGCTGCCTCCGCCTCCTTCGTTCAGCAGGATGCCGGCACCCTCAAATATCTCTGGATGATTGTCAATCAACCACCCGACTCCGAACTCCCCACCAGCCTCTTCATCAGCTGTAGCCAGAAAGATGACGTCCCGATTGAGCGGCAGGCCGGCACGGTGCAGGTTTATAAAGGTGACCAGTTGCGCAATGCCCAACCCTTTCATATCCCGCGTACCTCGTCCATAAATATATCCATCACTGATATCGCCGGACAGAGGATCAAATGACCAGAATTCCCGATCAGCCGGCACCACGTCCGTATGCTGCAGCAAAATCAGGCCAGGCTCATCGCCACCTGGCAGTCGGGCCCAGATATTACCCCGGCCAGGTGCACTTTCAGCGGTCTGGTATTCAATACCCTCTGCATCAAAGATGGCCTTATAAAATTCCACAGCCCGATATTCGTTGCCAGGGGGATTGACGGTATCTATCCGGACAAATGACTGCAGCCATGCCACCGCCTGGTCTTCAGTCACTTGCTGGGCCATAGCACCCGCGCTGAACAGCAACAACATCACAACTGGTAGTCTTCCTATTTTCATCATCAGGCACCTTGATTAATCCGGGTTACACTCTCTTGTGCTGTTTCAATGGCCATGGCATGCTCAGACAGCAACCATCAGTGTGACCACCTACAACACAGTTTGGAGTTTCATAATGAACAATACCACAACAAATCCGGATACCAAGCCTGTCGCACTGGTAACAGGCGCCGCAGCGGGGCTGGGGAGAGCAACAGCGTTGGCCTTCGCAAAAGAACATTGTCGTCTCGTGATCGCAGATGTAGATGAAACCGGTTTGCAGCAAAGTGAGCAGCTATTAAAAACCACTGGTTGTGAGGTGCTGGCAGTGTGCGCCAATACCGCGGATCCGGACGACGTCACGCAATTGCACAATGCGATCATGCAACGCTTCGGGCAACTGGACTACGCCTGCAACAATGCTGGAATTGAGGGGCTGCAGGCTCCAACTGCGGAAACAAGTCTGGAAAATTTCGATAGGGTTATCGGGGTAAACCTGCGCGGTGTATTTCTGTGTATGCAGGCGCAACTTCGGATCATGCTGCCCCGCAAGCAGGGTTCAATCGTCAATATGGCGTCTGTTGCCGGGCTGGTTGGTTTCGCTGGCCTGCCAGCCTATTGTGCCTCCAAAGGTGGTGTAGTCCAGCTGACAAGAGCCGCTGCCCTGGAATACGCTGAGCAGGGAATTCGCATCAACGCTGTCTGCCCCGGCGCCATAAAAACCGCTATGATAGATCGCATCACTCACCAAGATGCAGAGGTTGAGGCACAGTTCGCCGCACTGCATCCGATGAATCGCATGGGCGTGCCTGACGAAGTCGCCTCTGCCGTCGTCTGGTTGTCTCTACCCGGTGCTTCTTTTGTCACAGGTCAGGCACTGGCCGTAGACGGCGGTATGGTCGCCCGATAATCGTTCAAGTTTGATTCCTGTCAGGATGATAAAGGAGCTCCGTATGACATCCAGCGCTACCATTGATTTTTATATTGGCAGTGCCATACCGCCCGGTAATGCAGCCGAGACGGCCAAAACCATCAATCTCTGGCAGTCTGTCAGTGATGTCTTGCAACACATTGAATTCAGTGCGCCAGAAACGGACTATCACGCTGGCGCACAATTCAGTATTGGCTGTGATTTCAGCCAGCTTGTTGAGCGTTTAGAGCAGGCACATAAGCAGTCCGGCAGCTTTGATCACTATCTGAAGCAACATATCGAGAATCACACTCTTAAAACTGACGCCACGCTACGTATGACGCTCAGCCATCCTGACGACAAGCTGTCTGACGCTGAGTTTTATCGTGTCGCCACCGTCTATCTGCAGCAACTGGTGCTGGCTGCCAACCTGGCGCAACCCGGTTCAATTCAGTTTTTACATACCCGCTTCGCTGAGTCCGTCGCACACCGCTACGAAGCTCAGGAGTTTGACAGCAGAATACTGTACGGCGCCGCCAAAGCCGCGCATTACAATGCATGGCCTTCAATAAAGCCTCTTGACTTTGCACAGGTCTGGAATTGGCTGGAAATGTGCGGCAGCAGTCAGGTCACTACGGCCATCAGCCGCATTAACAAAACACTATTCTCGCTGCTTAAAGTCGCTCAGCAGCGTCATGAATCCAGCGCCCGGACTGCTCTCATGGTGGTTTATCAGCTTGAGCAGTTGCTTGACTGTCGTCAGGCTGATTCACTCGATCGAATCCGCAGTCGTATGCGCCTGATTCTTGGTGACATACCGGAACCGGCCAATAATCTGAACGAACTGGCACGTATCCGCAGCGACCTTTTTGTAGCCAGTCAACCTGTGCATCGCCCGCCTCTGATTTCGCATGACAGCTCCGAGGCACTGCGCAGTCAGATGGATCAGCATAACAGCGCCGTTGAATCCGGAACTGCAATGGTGCTCGCCCTGTTACACGACCTGATTAAAAACAGCGCGCAACAATACGAGTTTGCAGAAAGTTTTCAGCGTCAGTGACAGTCCCTGGAGGCACCGCCATCAAAACTATTGCGACACTTACCATGAGTCCGGCGGTAGACATGTTTGCCCGCACGGATCAGTTTTACTACGACAGCAAAACTCGCTGTCAGATTAAAGAGCGCCTGCCCGGTGGAGGTGGCATTAATGTTGCCCGTAATCTCAAACGCTTTGGGCTTGCGGTCACGGCAGTGTTTCCTGCTGGCGGGCATCACGGGGAACTACTGCGGCAGCTATTGCAAGACGGGTCACTGGATTATCTACACATACCAATCAAGCAAGAAACCACTCAGAATATTGTGCTCAGCGAAACTGCCAGCGGGCAAAATCTGCACCTGGTATTTCCGGGTGCAGAGCTAAGCGAGACGGAATGGCAGACCTGCAAACACGCCATCATGTCACTTTCTCCGCAGCCGTCCATGCTGGTCATCAGCGGCAGCCTGCCTGTTGGTGTACCTCCGCAGTTTACGGAGGAACTGGTAGCGTCATGCCAGGCCGCCGGTATTAAAGTGATACTCGACACGTCAGGACCTGCGCTGTTGAGGGCACTGGGACCTGGTGTGTTGGCTGCCAAGCTTAATCGGGAGGATTTTGAGGCGCTGGGATACCGGGGCGAAAAGGATCCGGCATCGCGCATTAAAGTTCTTCAAAGTGTGTGCGAACAGCGTCAGCTTGAGCATCTGGTACTGACGCTGGGGCCTGATGGTGCATTGCTGGCGAGTCGCTCAGGAGAACTATTGCACGCCCGCCCGCCTGTTGTTGATGTCGTCAGCCATGCTGGCGCCGGAGATGCCTTTGTGTCGGTGATGACCTGGAAGCTGTTTGAACAGCGACCCGTT from Pseudohongiella spirulinae encodes:
- a CDS encoding TonB-dependent receptor; amino-acid sequence: MPYKKSPLAIMICLATSASFAQFSAAQDSTVQHADHDTEAHHYSEIEEIIVRALPMSRTRMESAQPVDVLAGELLDDRRGMTLGETLQSQPGVQSSFYGAGAGRPVIRGLGGPRVRVLQDGLSTADTSTQSDDHAVSADPLLIDQIEILRGPATLLYGSAASAGVVNLIDGRIPESLPDEPVSGRFELRGDSIAEERSGVLRLDGARGQLAWHLDGSWRDADDYRIPGIARLEDHDDHDDDHDDHDDHDDHDDHDDHEEMTPGGRVANSFVESRSGTGGFSWIGERGFIGASLGTFSSEYGIPAPHAHFDDDHDDDHDDHDDHDDHDDHDDHDDHDDEFAYIDMLQRNWDIKAGLDNPFRGVERLNFRYGLSDYEHTEIELSGHDDHDGHDDHDDHDDHDGHDHGGTVFDVKTWQARLLLETSPWAGWQGAVGLQAERENFQAEGAEAFVADSLTRTYGLFVLQERRFDNFTLSLGARYENSRVSNLETAIHHADDDHDDDHDHDHDHDHDHELERPFADIQHHKFNSVSVSIGGIYEFNDNWQMSVNFARSQRAPAAVELLAEGPHLATFTYEVGNGGLNKEVSKAWDVTLHRHSTQFDFEVTLFRKDIQDFIYLADSGREIGGFPVRLTRQNDAEFSGVEVQGVWQLFTNDLGHFELRTAYDQVNARLSDGSRLPRVSPARFSGGLDWHRDAWRASLEATRVMKQDKVPVMDEPVAGYTMINAKLARQFELGDAQFEAFIQGRNLGDSEARVATSYLKNYAPLPGRNLVMGIRGRF
- a CDS encoding M28 family metallopeptidase encodes the protein MNLIRTAVLLLLIYAMPVAVSSADDPRLHEIAASASAERLRQDITTLAGFGTRHTLSDTNSDTRGIGAARRWLKAEFERISADCGGCLEVIEVSDIVSGTARIPDSAEVVNIVAIQRGTRNPNRFVVMSGDIDSRVSDIMNSTDDAPGANDNASGLAGTLEAARILSQYEFPGSIIYTGLSGEEQGLNGGAILATYARDQNWHVQAVINNDMIGNIRGINGVIDNTTARVFSEGTRYVETEDEARLRRFQGGEVDSASRNLARYIDQMADLYIPNLDVMMIYRLDRFGRGGHHRPFNEAGFPAVRIMETNENYNWQHQDIRVENGIAYGDVLEHVDFDYAAKLTALNAVTLASMAWAPAPPRNVSISGQVSPHTTLSWDKVEGAAAYRVHWRLTTEPQWTHARTVGDVSEFTLQNVVIDNYFFGVSSISEDGIQSPVVFPGPAGAF
- a CDS encoding M20/M25/M40 family metallo-hydrolase, whose product is MKIGRLPVVMLLLFSAGAMAQQVTEDQAVAWLQSFVRIDTVNPPGNEYRAVEFYKAIFDAEGIEYQTAESAPGRGNIWARLPGGDEPGLILLQHTDVVPADREFWSFDPLSGDISDGYIYGRGTRDMKGLGIAQLVTFINLHRAGLPLNRDVIFLATADEEAGGEFGVGWLIDNHPEIFEGAGILLNEGGGGSRIEDDVTFGVEVTQKVPVWLRLEAVDVPGHGSAPRTSSAVTRIVRALNTMLENPFPPRVIAPVQEYFAGLSLNMGPTWQAAYADLNSAINDPDFLQRLHEQRPGHHALTRDTCSMTRFEASNKINVVPPTAWAEIDCRILPDKPAEQFVSELEALIADTGVSVEVIMAFTPAISTTNSRLFEAIRNVTAELHPGSRVLPSVSTGFTDSHFTRDLGIISYGFNPMITDDGEHTGVHGNDERVPEAVFRRGVSDFYAVVRNVVYD
- a CDS encoding glucose 1-dehydrogenase, producing the protein MNNTTTNPDTKPVALVTGAAAGLGRATALAFAKEHCRLVIADVDETGLQQSEQLLKTTGCEVLAVCANTADPDDVTQLHNAIMQRFGQLDYACNNAGIEGLQAPTAETSLENFDRVIGVNLRGVFLCMQAQLRIMLPRKQGSIVNMASVAGLVGFAGLPAYCASKGGVVQLTRAAALEYAEQGIRINAVCPGAIKTAMIDRITHQDAEVEAQFAALHPMNRMGVPDEVASAVVWLSLPGASFVTGQALAVDGGMVAR
- a CDS encoding 1-phosphofructokinase family hexose kinase, translated to MTVPGGTAIKTIATLTMSPAVDMFARTDQFYYDSKTRCQIKERLPGGGGINVARNLKRFGLAVTAVFPAGGHHGELLRQLLQDGSLDYLHIPIKQETTQNIVLSETASGQNLHLVFPGAELSETEWQTCKHAIMSLSPQPSMLVISGSLPVGVPPQFTEELVASCQAAGIKVILDTSGPALLRALGPGVLAAKLNREDFEALGYRGEKDPASRIKVLQSVCEQRQLEHLVLTLGPDGALLASRSGELLHARPPVVDVVSHAGAGDAFVSVMTWKLFEQRPVREAFVYGVAAAAAAISTPGNQLEDLQWLEEVYNGVTVMELG